One genomic window of Cellulophaga sp. Hel_I_12 includes the following:
- a CDS encoding YqgE/AlgH family protein gives MISFQPQKGKLLIAEPSLAGDTSFSRSVVLLAEHNKEGSVGFILNKPLAYTINDLVKEIVVPFEVYNGGPVEQDNLYFIHKVPELIDNSIEIANGIYWGGDFDKIVDLINSNTISQDDIRFFLGYTGWDSLQLDKEVLSKSWVIVPNKYESDIIQKAPGAFWKEKMMELGGNYLLWSNTPENPSLN, from the coding sequence ATGATATCTTTTCAACCTCAAAAAGGAAAACTTTTAATTGCTGAACCTTCACTTGCCGGCGACACGTCATTTAGTAGGTCTGTTGTTTTGCTGGCCGAACACAATAAAGAGGGTTCTGTAGGTTTTATCTTAAACAAACCCTTAGCCTACACGATAAATGATTTAGTGAAAGAAATTGTAGTGCCTTTTGAGGTATACAATGGCGGCCCCGTAGAACAAGATAACTTATATTTTATCCATAAAGTTCCTGAGTTAATTGATAATAGTATTGAAATAGCGAATGGTATTTATTGGGGTGGCGATTTCGATAAAATTGTGGATCTTATTAATTCTAATACTATTTCTCAAGATGACATTCGTTTCTTTTTAGGCTACACCGGTTGGGATTCTTTACAGTTAGATAAGGAAGTATTATCAAAATCTTGGGTGATTGTTCCGAACAAATACGAAAGTGATATTATTCAAAAAGCTCCTGGCGCCTTTTGGAAAGAAAAAATGATGGAATTGGGTGGTAACTATTTGTTATGGTCAAACACGCCAGAAAACCCAAGTTTAAATTAG
- a CDS encoding HU family DNA-binding protein, with protein sequence MNKTELIDAMAEHAGITKAAAKKALESFLGNVEGSLKKGNRVSLVGFGSWSVSRREARDGRNPQTGKTIKIAAKNVVKFKAGAELAKAVN encoded by the coding sequence ATGAACAAAACAGAATTAATTGATGCAATGGCAGAACACGCTGGCATCACGAAAGCAGCTGCTAAGAAAGCATTAGAGTCATTTTTAGGGAATGTTGAAGGTTCTCTAAAGAAAGGTAATAGAGTTTCTTTAGTAGGTTTCGGATCTTGGTCTGTATCTAGAAGAGAAGCAAGAGATGGTAGAAATCCTCAGACAGGAAAAACTATCAAAATTGCTGCTAAAAACGTTGTGAAGTTTAAAGCTGGTGCTGAATTAGCCAAAGCAGTAAACTAA